The window TGGCAGCCCCGCAAGCTGGTCTGCCAGCGGGGGATCGGTGACGACTGGCTTGCTCAGGCGGCTGGCAATCGCCAGGTTATAACGGATCATCAGGACGCCCGCGATCATCGAAAACAGGACCGCTGTCAGCACGATCTGGCCGACCTCCGGGTCGATTACGCTCGACTCCAGTGCGATGGCGAGCAGCGCGAAGCCAAACTCGCCCCCCACCGCCAGCAGCAGGGCGGTGCGCCAAGCGGCGAGCGCGTCCATGCCGCTGCGGCGCACGATCAGCACGACGACCACGATCTTGCTCGACAGCAGCAGCAAGGTGCCCAACAGCGCCCAGTGCCAGATGCGCGGCAGCGTACTGGGGTCGATCAGCATGCCGATGCCGACGAAGAACAAGCCGAGCAGCACATCGCGAAATGGACGGATGCTGGATTCGACCTGATGACGGAACTCGGTTTCGCCGAGCATCATGCCCGCCAGAAAGGCGCCAAACGCCAGCGACAAGCCCAGGCTATTGGTCGTCCAGGCGGCGGCCAGCACCACCAACAGGACCGTGAGGGTGAATAGTTCGGCGGAACGTCGTTCGGCAACCAGGTGGAAGAGCGGGCGCAAGGCCCAGCGCGCGGCATAGAAGACCAGGGCGAACGCCAACATGGCCTTGGTCATGGCCCAGCCGAGTTCTCCGGCGAGGGCGTTCACGCCCGTGGCGGCGCCAAGCACGGGAATCAGGATCAGGAGGGGCACGGCCGTTACATCCTGAAATACCGATATGGCGAGGCCGAGCCGACCATACGGGGTCGCGTCCTCGCCCTGTTCGGCCAGTTGCCGGCCAATGATGGTGGAGGATGACTGAGCGAAGACGGCGCCGATGACGAAGGCCACCGCAGGGCTCAGGCCGGCCAGCCACAGCGACGTGGCCACGGCAGCAGTAGTCAACGCAACCTGCGCGGTACCGAGGCCGAGGATCTGGTGGCGCATCGCGTGCAATTGCGGCAGCGAGTAGTTGAGTCCGATCGAGAACAGCAGGAACACGACGCCGAACTCGGCCAGCACCTTGAATTCCGGGACGTGCACGGTGGGGCCGGCGGTGTGGGGTCCGAGGATCAGGCCGACCAGCAGGTAACCGAGGCTGGAGGGGATATGCAGCCGCTGGAAGGCGACCATCACCATCACGCTCACAGCCAACAGTAGGATAATTTGAACCAGATGATCCATGAGGCTTATGTGCTCGTCGTAATTGTTGGTGTAGATACTCTGTTGTAGGTGTGACTCATGACGGCGTCTCCTTGTTCCTGGTGATCGCAGTCAGGGCGTCGACCGCGTAATCGACGGCGTTGCGCATGGGATACAGGATGGTCGGGACACCCGGCCTCTTCAGCGCGCCGCCATCGAACTTCTCGCGCGCCACCACCGCCACCTGGCCGGTGAAATGCAGTTCGTGCAGTCTGCGCAGCACGATGGCCGCCGCAACCGTCACCGGAACCGGTCGTCGCCAGTTCTTTCTCATAACTCCTTCTGCAGGACACGATCGCGACCACCACGCTTTACCTCGGGACACGCTGAACTAATCAGCATTTTGTTGAATATGAGACGAACCGCCCGCAATCATTCCAGACTCACGTTCAAGCGAGCAAGAAATTGCTTGCCGAAGGCGTCTGGCGCCTCATTTTCACGGCCTCTTCCGTCTATCGTGGGCACTCCGGGCATCTCAGGACGCACCTTGGGCGTGGAGAGCGAACAATCGCCGCTTGGCAATCAGCAGATTGGCCAAACCGAACAGTGTAAAGAGTTGCGCCGCGTTCTTCGCCAGCCCACGGTAACGCGCCTTCTTCAACCCCAAGACGTTCTTCATGATGTGGAACGGATGCTCCACCTTGGCACGGATGCTGGCCTTGGCTTGCTCCATCTGCTCGCGCAATCGTCCCAGCCTGGTATCCGGCAGCGCCCTGCGCTTGCCGGGACGCAAGGCGACATGCCACGTCACCGCCGTGTTCTGATTCTCTTCCCGCTTCTCGACGCCTTGATAGCCCGCATCACCGAAGACTGCCGTCTCGTCGCCGTGCAAGAGGGCATGCGCTTGGGTGACATCACTGACATTGGCCGCCGTAGTTACTACCGTGTGCGTCAATCCGGACTCGGCATCGACACCAATGTGCGCCTTCATCCCAAAGTGCCACTGGTTGCCTTTCTTGGCCTGGTGCATTTCGGGGTCGCGCTTCCCGTCCCGGTTCTTCGTCGAGGACGGCGCGGCGATGATCGTCGCATCGACCACGGTGCCTTCCTTGAGCAGCAAGCCTTTCTGGGCGAGGTGGGTGTTGATGGCGGTAAAGATGCCTTGGGTCAGTCCATGGGTCTCGAGCAAGCGACGAAACTTGAGCAATGTTGTGGCGTCCGGTGCGGCTTCGCGGTTCAGGTCGATGCCAATGAAGGCACGAACGGCCTGACTGTCGTAGATGGCATCTTCCGTTCCTTCATCCGACAGCCCAAAGCATTGCTGGGCAACGTACATCCGCAGCATGCGCTCCACCCCTATCGGCGGACGACCACGTCCTTCGCCCTTGGGATAGAACGGTTGCACCACCGCCACCAACGCAACCCAAGGCGTCACCGCGTCGATCTCGCCCAGGAATCGATCCCGTCGCGTTACCTTCTTCTTCGCCGCGTATTCGAGTTCAGAAAAGCTGCGTTGCATGATCTTCTCTTGTTTAAATTTCACAGCACTGATTCTCGCAGACCAGTAATCACTTCGATCTGTCAGTCTGCGAATAAATCAGTACGTCCCTCGTACATCAATGCGTCCGCTTGCTTGACCATGATATCGAAATCCTGCGGAGCGACTTTATAGCTGGCAACGCCGATGCTGAAAGTTACCGGCCAGCCTTTCTCTGTCATCGCCGCGCCCAGACGCTTGCGCAGTTTTTCAACATAGACAGAAGCTGCCTCGGCATTCATGTTCGGCAGCAGGAGGGCGAACTCGTCTCCACCCAGGCGGGCAGGAATATCGCTGGCACGGACCTGCTCACGAATTATTCTGGCAACGGCAGTTAACAACGCGTCACCCGTGTCGTGCCCCAGCGTGTCATTGATTTCCTTGAACCGATCGAGATCGATGAATACCGCAGTGAAAGATGCGCCCTGCCGTTGCGCCTGTGCAAACACCTGTAGCCCGCGCTCATGGAACTCCCGGCGATTGGGAAGTTGCGTCAGGGCGTCCTCGCGTGCCAGGCGTGATTCCCGCATCAGGACACGACGCATTTCAGCAATCAGCCATGCACCATAGAGAAAGACGGCAAGGCGCATGACGGTGTTGAAAATCAAGGGCAAGGCGTTGGCTTGATCGCTTGCCAATGACCAGTCAGCGATGAACCACTCGACAGCAGCCATCAACGCCATCCCGTACCCGAACCGCTTCCCGTTAAACCAGCTGACAACCAGTACTGGCAGAATGAAGAAAACGTGGAACTCGTAAGACAGGCCGGTCAGGGTGTGGAGATAGCCCACCAGCAGCGTGATCAGCACGCACAAGGCAAGAATGCCCGATCGAATCAAGCGTCCGGGCTGCAACAACAACAAGGCTTTCAAATTCACGGCAGCGTCACTCCCTGCCGATATTCGCGTTCGGCGATCAGCTTAGCCCACTCGAGCGGGCTGCCCGGCGTCTCGGCGAGCATGCCGGCGGCAAGCGTCATGATCGCCGTGGCCAGTGGCGGCAACAGCAGTAGCCAGGCGGTCTCGCGCCATCTGCGTTTCGGGATGTGCTCTTCCGGCCACGTAGCCGGCGCCGGCCGCAACCAGGCCCGCCAGAGAATCGGCAGGAAGTAGGCGGCATTCAGCAGGCTGGAGGTCCACAGCACCCAGATCGCCCAGTCCATGCCGGCCGCCGTCGCGCCATCGGAGAGCCATGCCTTGCTGATCGCTCCGGCGGTGAGCGGCGCGCCCATCATGCCCAGCGCGCCAATGGAGAAGGCGAGCGTGGTCAGCGGCATGCGCCGCCCCGCACCGTTCATCTCGCTGACCTTGTGGATGCCCAAGGTCTCCGCGTAGTTGCCGGCGCAGAAGAACAGCGTGATCTTCATGATGCCCTGATGCACCAGATGGACGAGTCCGCCGATGGTGCCGATGGGGCCGAACAGCGCGACCCCCAGCACAATGTACGACACCTGACTGACCGTGGAAAAGGCCAAC is drawn from Candidatus Nitricoxidivorans perseverans and contains these coding sequences:
- a CDS encoding cation:proton antiporter produces the protein MDHLVQIILLLAVSVMVMVAFQRLHIPSSLGYLLVGLILGPHTAGPTVHVPEFKVLAEFGVVFLLFSIGLNYSLPQLHAMRHQILGLGTAQVALTTAAVATSLWLAGLSPAVAFVIGAVFAQSSSTIIGRQLAEQGEDATPYGRLGLAISVFQDVTAVPLLILIPVLGAATGVNALAGELGWAMTKAMLAFALVFYAARWALRPLFHLVAERRSAELFTLTVLLVVLAAAWTTNSLGLSLAFGAFLAGMMLGETEFRHQVESSIRPFRDVLLGLFFVGIGMLIDPSTLPRIWHWALLGTLLLLSSKIVVVVLIVRRSGMDALAAWRTALLLAVGGEFGFALLAIALESSVIDPEVGQIVLTAVLFSMIAGVLMIRYNLAIASRLSKPVVTDPPLADQLAGLPAPKVLIGGYGRVGHTIAVLLKSSGVDFVAFDTDPKRVQQGQAEGHAVLYGDIADAELLAAARAERASLAIITVDSHAVALRTVAALRQHCPQVPVIARARDLEASSALIEAGAIHAYPEAIESSLRLGATALRLLQIPTVDIDQMLQDIRDGDYQPVIENPVKENAK
- a CDS encoding IS5 family transposase, coding for MQRSFSELEYAAKKKVTRRDRFLGEIDAVTPWVALVAVVQPFYPKGEGRGRPPIGVERMLRMYVAQQCFGLSDEGTEDAIYDSQAVRAFIGIDLNREAAPDATTLLKFRRLLETHGLTQGIFTAINTHLAQKGLLLKEGTVVDATIIAAPSSTKNRDGKRDPEMHQAKKGNQWHFGMKAHIGVDAESGLTHTVVTTAANVSDVTQAHALLHGDETAVFGDAGYQGVEKREENQNTAVTWHVALRPGKRRALPDTRLGRLREQMEQAKASIRAKVEHPFHIMKNVLGLKKARYRGLAKNAAQLFTLFGLANLLIAKRRLFALHAQGAS
- a CDS encoding GGDEF domain-containing protein, with amino-acid sequence MRESRLAREDALTQLPNRREFHERGLQVFAQAQRQGASFTAVFIDLDRFKEINDTLGHDTGDALLTAVARIIREQVRASDIPARLGGDEFALLLPNMNAEAASVYVEKLRKRLGAAMTEKGWPVTFSIGVASYKVAPQDFDIMVKQADALMYEGRTDLFAD